In the genome of Patescibacteria group bacterium, one region contains:
- a CDS encoding GLUG motif-containing protein, whose protein sequence is MKKINKYNKTSMKKLVFFSLVFLFLIIGVKTSFATADWINVGSAGFSAGRADYTSIAIDTTGTPYVVYMDFGNSNKATVMKYNGSEWVNVGSAGFSAGQADFTSIAIDATGTPYVVYNDSGNSNKATVMKYNGSEWVNVGSAGFSAGQADFTSIAIDTTGTPYVAYRDGENSWKATVMKYSGSAWVNVGSAGFSAGQVYFTSIAIDTTGTPYVVYQNFGYNGKATVMKFDGSDWINVGSADFSTEDARGISIAIDATGTPYVVYQDYGNGSKATVMKYSELYVSSNISDTKITLSWDAISTPNDYTFLGYDIYRNDVKVVSLTSDTEYIDNTIEEEVDYNYYIKAVFEKDAQQLEMSSNNIIFKLYLVDSTDDLNNVRNDLNINSYYLQTSDIDLDVSPYNEGVGWNPIGNNSTKFRGTFDGNNHTISNLFINNADSYGVGLFGFTSSASILKNISLENININVIGGSWAIGGLVGYNYGRIINSHTSGNISTAESSSVIGGLVGESDDTIISNSYSNINVIGGSWAIGGLIGDLWGGIIVNSYATGNVSGTDEAVGGLVGYNDSALIINSYATGDINGDKYIGGLVGDNWGEIQYSYSMGYITGNTDIGGLVGGNHDGGTITSSYYNSQTSGQSDDTGKGTPRTTAEMTYPYDQTSTTTYVGWDFVNTWHSDINGNVNNGYPVNYTYIDSVGPVITILGSNPLSLYKGDSYYDEGATATDAVDGNITSSIVITNNIDINTVGAYNVTYVVSDTAGNTSTSTRVVNVIDRPSSGSTGGGWSNTNTNNNNNQNNNDNENNNNEEQNNNEEDNTNNNEVNKIWKTGKWVKTSDSSTVYFVDTDNIRHSYVNEKIWYSYFNDDFSFVITITKEELATYTLGKNVPYNAGILFKIPTVAKVYLVGSNGTIRWIKTEEKAIELYGKDWNKLVHDLPDELFGDYTEGEVIE, encoded by the coding sequence ATGAAAAAAATAAATAAATATAATAAAACAAGTATGAAAAAACTAGTATTCTTCTCCTTAGTATTCTTATTCCTCATAATAGGTGTAAAAACATCTTTTGCTACAGCAGACTGGATAAATGTTGGCTCTGCAGGATTTTCAGCGGGACGAGCAGATTATACATCCATAGCTATTGACACAACAGGAACACCGTATGTTGTGTATATGGATTTTGGAAATAGTAATAAAGCCACTGTAATGAAATACAATGGATCAGAATGGGTAAATGTTGGCTCTGCAGGATTTTCAGCGGGACAAGCAGATTTCACCTCCATTGCCATTGACGCAACAGGAACTCCATATGTTGTGTATAATGATTCTGGAAATAGTAATAAAGCCACTGTAATGAAATACAATGGATCAGAATGGGTAAATGTTGGCTCTGCAGGATTTTCAGCGGGACAAGCAGATTTCACCTCCATTGCCATTGACACAACAGGAACACCATATGTTGCGTATCGAGATGGTGAAAACAGTTGGAAAGCAACAGTAATGAAATATAGTGGTTCGGCTTGGGTAAATGTTGGCTCTGCAGGATTTTCAGCAGGACAAGTATATTTTACTTCTATTGCCATTGACACAACAGGAACACCGTATGTTGTGTATCAAAATTTTGGATATAATGGGAAAGCAACAGTAATGAAATTTGATGGCTCAGACTGGATAAATGTTGGTAGTGCTGATTTTTCAACAGAGGATGCAAGGGGTATTTCCATCGCTATTGATGCTACAGGAACTCCATATGTTGTATATCAAGATTATGGAAATGGTAGCAAAGCAACAGTAATGAAATACTCTGAGCTTTATGTATCTTCAAATATATCAGATACTAAAATTACACTATCTTGGGATGCAATAAGTACTCCAAATGACTATACATTTTTGGGATACGATATATATAGAAATGATGTAAAAGTGGTAAGTTTAACATCAGATACAGAATATATTGATAATACCATTGAAGAAGAAGTTGATTATAATTATTATATAAAAGCAGTATTTGAAAAAGATGCACAACAATTAGAAATGAGTTCAAATAATATTATATTCAAATTATATCTAGTTGATTCAACTGATGATTTAAATAATGTAAGAAATGATTTAAATATTAATTCTTATTATTTGCAAACATCAGATATTGATTTAGATGTATCTCCATACAACGAAGGAGTTGGTTGGAATCCTATTGGAAATAATAGTACAAAATTTAGAGGAACATTTGATGGAAATAACCATACAATTTCTAATCTTTTTATTAATAATGCTGATAGTTATGGCGTTGGTTTATTTGGTTTTACATCTTCTGCTTCAATTTTAAAAAATATTTCTTTAGAAAATATTAATATAAATGTGATTGGTGGTAGTTGGGCTATTGGGGGATTAGTAGGATATAATTATGGAAGAATTATCAATTCACATACATCTGGTAATATTTCTACTGCGGAAAGCTCTAGCGTTATTGGTGGATTAGTAGGAGAAAGTGACGATACTATTATTTCTAATTCTTATTCTAATATAAATGTGATTGGTGGTAGTTGGGCTATTGGGGGGCTTATTGGAGATCTTTGGGGTGGTATTATTGTTAATTCATATGCTACAGGAAATGTAAGTGGAACAGATGAGGCTGTTGGTGGCTTAGTGGGGTATAATGATAGTGCACTTATAATAAATTCATATGCCACAGGAGATATAAATGGAGATAAATATATTGGTGGTTTAGTGGGTGATAATTGGGGAGAAATACAATATAGTTATTCTATGGGATATATAACAGGTAATACTGATATCGGTGGATTAGTAGGAGGAAATCATGATGGTGGCACAATCACATCCTCCTACTACAACTCACAAACATCAGGTCAATCAGATGATACGGGAAAAGGTACTCCTAGAACAACGGCTGAGATGACATATCCATATGATCAAACTAGTACCACTACTTATGTAGGATGGGACTTTGTTAATACATGGCATAGTGATATAAATGGAAATGTTAATAATGGTTATCCAGTTAATTATACTTATATAGATTCTGTAGGACCAGTAATAACAATTCTAGGATCAAATCCATTATCATTATATAAAGGAGATAGTTATTATGATGAAGGAGCTACAGCTACAGATGCAGTAGATGGGAATATAACAAGTAGTATAGTAATAACTAATAATATAGATATTAATACTGTAGGAGCATATAATGTTACTTATGTTGTAAGTGATACAGCAGGAAATACAAGTACTTCTACAAGAGTAGTAAATGTAATAGATAGACCATCATCAGGATCAACAGGTGGAGGATGGAGTAATACTAATACAAACAATAACAACAATCAGAATAATAATGATAATGAAAATAATAACAATGAAGAACAAAATAATAATGAAGAAGATAATACAAACAATAATGAAGTAAATAAGATATGGAAAACCGGTAAGTGGGTAAAGACAAGTGATAGTAGTACAGTCTATTTTGTAGATACTGACAATATTAGACATTCATATGTAAATGAAAAGATATGGTATTCATATTTTAATGATGATTTTTCATTTGTAATTACAATAACTAAAGAAGAACTAGCTACTTATACACTAGGAAAGAATGTTCCATACAATGCTGGTATATTATTTAAGATACCAACAGTAGCTAAAGTATATCTAGTAGGAAGTAACGGAACTATACGATGGATAAAGACAGAAGAAAAAGCAATAGAGTTATATGGAAAAGATTGGAATAAACTAGTTCATGATCTACCAGATGAATTGTTTGGAGATTATACGGAAGGGGAAGTGATTGAGTAA
- a CDS encoding GatB/YqeY domain-containing protein, producing MSLKEKIFNDLLTAIKSRDLESVNTLKLLKNSIQNKEKDIKKELDDLEVVSILFSETKKRKDSIEQFQKGGRDDLVKKESFELDIISKYLPQMKTKDEIKNIICDIIEKDKIDKTKPNFGLIMKLAMESLKGQAEGNVVSEVLKEILD from the coding sequence ATGTCTTTAAAGGAAAAAATATTTAATGATTTGTTAACCGCTATTAAATCTAGAGATTTGGAGTCTGTTAACACTCTTAAGTTATTAAAAAATTCTATTCAGAATAAAGAAAAAGACATTAAGAAAGAATTGGATGATTTGGAGGTTGTTTCTATTTTGTTTTCAGAGACAAAGAAGAGAAAAGATAGTATAGAACAGTTTCAAAAAGGTGGAAGAGATGACTTGGTAAAAAAAGAATCTTTTGAATTAGATATTATAAGTAAATATCTTCCACAAATGAAAACAAAAGATGAGATAAAAAATATAATTTGTGATATAATAGAGAAAGATAAAATAGATAAGACGAAACCAAATTTTGGCCTAATAATGAAGTTAGCTATGGAGAGTTTAAAAGGTCAAGCAGAGGGTAATGTAGTCTCAGAAGTACTCAAAGAAATTCTTGATTAA
- the lepB gene encoding signal peptidase I, translated as MDQLNDELNTDTKSRHFWKSSLSFVLEITKTVIISLAIILPIRYFLIQPFVVDGASMQPNFHDKEYLIIDEISYRFGAPERGDVVVFKNPENHKEFYIKRTIGLPGESVKIEDGEIYIKAINSDEFIKINELDYLPEDYKTFSYLKEVDLKDNEYFVLGDNRNNSKDSRIIGPVNKSLIIGKVWFRGLPLNKISTFDSSKFNYGLEITK; from the coding sequence ATGGATCAATTAAATGATGAATTAAATACAGATACAAAATCAAGACATTTTTGGAAATCGTCGCTAAGTTTTGTACTTGAAATAACAAAAACTGTTATTATATCACTAGCCATTATATTACCGATTAGGTATTTTCTTATACAGCCGTTTGTGGTAGATGGTGCATCTATGCAACCAAATTTTCACGATAAAGAATATTTGATAATAGATGAAATTAGTTATCGTTTTGGGGCACCGGAAAGAGGGGATGTAGTAGTTTTTAAAAACCCGGAAAATCACAAAGAATTTTATATAAAAAGAACTATTGGTCTTCCTGGGGAAAGTGTAAAAATAGAAGATGGAGAAATTTATATAAAAGCAATAAATTCAGATGAATTTATAAAAATAAATGAATTAGATTATTTACCAGAAGACTATAAAACATTTAGCTATTTAAAAGAGGTAGATTTGAAAGATAATGAATATTTTGTATTAGGAGATAATAGAAATAATAGTAAAGATTCTAGAATAATAGGTCCAGTAAATAAATCTCTTATAATAGGTAAGGTTTGGTTTAGAGGGCTTCCGCTAAACAAAATATCTACCTTTGATTCATCTAAATTTAATTATGGACTCGAAATAACAAAATAA
- a CDS encoding Ig-like domain-containing protein: MFFRVLEKFETSLKKITAVSFVFVSAVIFLLPKITNAQNDPVAVPTVSRLGTNDIETIVVNVINIALWTLGIISLVIILYAGFLWMTSAGNEEKIAKAKKTMVSAVIGLIIIFSSYAIVNFLLKGLYDSTHTNSNNTNTNNQFGFGFGSGALGGGVIEYHYPERDAIDVPRNTMIMITFKVEVATSSIVSDTAEFEESSVEYGICQSYINANPGVECGVMSDDIEIRNDIDSGGGSPVDSSNVMAMLSADGKNVILKPRVYLGSGVRNTRTSVFLKDSMSTQTEGALFGSLDTGYFWQFEVSTFLDLTPPQVTLTIPREDQIVARNIITQINFSEPINILSINNNINLFTRALLDSGNFSQHDPSDFELRISNRYRTVEVFSKLSCGGGYLENSCGEEVFCLPENSSIKIVLDSGDLFDPSSGINDAAGNFLDGNEINGAEGTPTDDYTFIFSTNDTIKLDAPVVEKVSPDNNTTSVNRNSNISASFNSTISPSSLNSNNFYVYKFDEVLGCNDTGDNSEAPFLGDKENIPFSVESESNETIYCFPNYIVYLNTDNSIDPNLENNKCNVSIRSPFLYTNSVYRPRVTAKLKDNYGNCFNFSFGPAPTIAEPNRKDRGQQ; the protein is encoded by the coding sequence ATGTTTTTTAGAGTTTTAGAAAAATTTGAAACTTCTTTAAAAAAGATAACTGCTGTTAGTTTTGTTTTCGTGTCAGCAGTTATTTTTTTGTTGCCAAAAATTACAAATGCTCAAAATGATCCCGTAGCAGTTCCTACAGTTTCTAGACTTGGGACAAATGATATAGAGACTATTGTGGTAAATGTAATAAATATAGCTCTATGGACTCTTGGAATTATAAGTCTTGTAATTATTCTTTATGCTGGATTTTTATGGATGACAAGTGCTGGAAATGAAGAAAAAATAGCTAAAGCAAAAAAAACAATGGTATCAGCAGTTATAGGACTTATCATAATATTTTCTTCATATGCGATTGTAAATTTTTTGTTAAAAGGTTTGTATGATTCTACTCATACAAATAGCAATAATACAAATACAAATAATCAATTCGGTTTTGGATTTGGCTCTGGGGCACTTGGCGGAGGAGTAATAGAATATCACTATCCAGAGCGTGATGCTATAGATGTCCCTAGAAACACTATGATAATGATAACATTTAAAGTTGAAGTAGCAACATCTAGTATAGTATCTGATACTGCTGAATTTGAAGAAAGTTCTGTGGAATATGGAATTTGTCAAAGTTATATAAATGCAAATCCTGGTGTAGAATGTGGGGTTATGAGTGATGATATAGAAATTAGAAATGATATAGATTCAGGCGGAGGTAGTCCGGTAGATTCAAGTAATGTGATGGCAATGTTAAGTGCAGATGGAAAAAATGTAATACTAAAACCAAGAGTATATTTGGGAAGTGGTGTTAGAAATACAAGAACTTCTGTTTTTTTAAAAGACTCAATGTCTACACAGACAGAAGGTGCTTTATTTGGATCCCTGGATACAGGTTATTTTTGGCAATTTGAAGTAAGTACTTTTTTGGATCTTACTCCACCGCAAGTAACATTAACAATACCAAGAGAAGATCAAATAGTTGCAAGAAATATTATTACACAAATAAATTTTTCAGAACCTATAAATATTTTAAGTATAAACAATAATATAAATCTTTTTACAAGAGCACTACTAGATAGCGGAAACTTTAGTCAACATGATCCTAGTGATTTTGAATTAAGAATAAGTAATAGATATAGAACAGTTGAAGTTTTTTCAAAACTTAGTTGTGGTGGTGGTTATTTGGAAAATTCTTGTGGGGAAGAAGTATTTTGTCTTCCAGAAAATTCTTCCATAAAAATAGTTTTGGACTCTGGAGATTTGTTTGATCCATCAAGTGGTATAAATGATGCAGCTGGAAATTTTTTGGATGGTAATGAAATAAATGGCGCAGAAGGAACTCCTACAGATGATTATACTTTTATATTTTCTACAAATGATACAATTAAATTAGATGCTCCTGTAGTAGAAAAAGTAAGTCCAGATAATAATACAACTTCTGTAAATAGAAATTCTAATATTTCTGCTAGTTTTAATTCTACGATATCTCCAAGTTCTTTGAATTCAAATAATTTTTATGTTTATAAATTTGATGAGGTTTTGGGTTGTAATGATACAGGAGATAATAGCGAAGCTCCATTTTTGGGAGATAAGGAAAATATTCCATTTAGCGTAGAATCAGAATCAAATGAAACAATTTATTGTTTTCCAAACTATATAGTTTATTTAAATACAGATAATTCAATTGATCCAAATTTAGAAAATAATAAATGTAACGTTTCTATAAGATCTCCATTTTTATATACAAATAGTGTTTATAGACCAAGAGTTACTGCAAAATTAAAAGATAACTATGGAAATTGTTTTAATTTTTCATTTGGTCCAGCGCCAACAATTGCAGAGCCAAATAGAAAAGATAGAGGACAACAATAA
- the hisS gene encoding histidine--tRNA ligase produces the protein MPKSKKSKKQKSLDLVKGFKDILPEDQFYWDFVREKFIAISHAYGFERIDLPMLEDSKLFVRGVGVGTDIVSKEMFTFETLGKEKVSMRPEGTAGVVRAYIEHGMLNKRKPVKLFYMGEMFRYDKPQAGRYRQFHQFGLEIFGEDDPIIDAQLIYMCYQMYQDLKIDVDIQINSIGCKNCRAKYEKALKIYLKKNKSKLCKECNYRYTKNILRILDCKEKKCHEIVEEAPQIVDFLCEDCNKHFVKVLEYLDDIEVPYTLNTTIVRGLDYYNRTTFEIFPKAKHESQSALGGGGRYDGLVKELGGVSTPAIGLALGMERTINILRERENEELERVRTHDIFVAQLGDTAKKRVLTLFEELRQNGFDVCENISKTALKQQLEDANRLKAKMTLIIGQKEILDNTVLIRDMESGNQEIVPDSKIVSVLARRLNSLNLNKKK, from the coding sequence ATGCCCAAATCAAAAAAATCAAAAAAACAAAAAAGCCTCGATCTTGTAAAAGGATTTAAGGATATATTACCAGAAGATCAATTTTATTGGGATTTTGTTAGAGAAAAATTTATAGCAATATCTCATGCTTATGGATTTGAAAGAATAGATTTGCCAATGTTAGAAGATAGTAAATTATTTGTAAGAGGAGTTGGTGTTGGAACAGATATTGTTTCAAAAGAAATGTTTACATTTGAAACCCTTGGAAAAGAAAAAGTGAGTATGAGACCAGAGGGAACTGCTGGAGTGGTACGTGCTTATATAGAACATGGAATGCTTAATAAGAGAAAACCAGTCAAACTTTTTTATATGGGAGAAATGTTTCGTTATGATAAGCCTCAGGCTGGAAGATATAGACAATTTCATCAATTTGGATTAGAGATTTTTGGAGAAGATGATCCTATTATAGATGCTCAACTTATTTATATGTGTTATCAAATGTATCAAGATTTGAAAATAGATGTAGATATCCAGATAAATAGTATTGGTTGTAAAAATTGTAGAGCAAAATATGAAAAGGCTTTAAAAATTTATTTGAAAAAAAATAAATCAAAATTATGTAAAGAATGTAATTATAGATATACAAAAAATATTTTAAGAATATTGGATTGTAAAGAAAAAAAGTGTCATGAAATTGTAGAAGAAGCACCACAGATAGTAGATTTCTTGTGTGAAGATTGTAATAAGCATTTTGTAAAAGTTTTGGAATATTTAGATGATATAGAAGTTCCATATACATTAAATACTACAATAGTTAGAGGACTTGATTATTATAATCGTACTACGTTTGAAATATTTCCAAAAGCTAAACATGAAAGTCAGAGTGCGCTAGGTGGCGGAGGAAGATATGATGGACTTGTAAAAGAATTGGGTGGAGTGAGTACTCCAGCAATCGGACTTGCACTTGGTATGGAGAGAACTATAAATATATTAAGAGAAAGAGAAAATGAAGAGTTGGAAAGAGTTAGAACTCATGATATATTTGTAGCACAACTTGGAGATACGGCTAAAAAAAGAGTTCTTACCTTATTTGAAGAACTCCGACAAAATGGTTTTGATGTTTGTGAAAATATATCAAAAACTGCTTTAAAACAACAACTTGAAGATGCAAATAGATTAAAGGCAAAAATGACACTTATTATTGGACAAAAAGAAATATTAGATAATACTGTTTTGATAAGAGATATGGAAAGCGGTAATCAAGAAATAGTACCAGATAGCAAAATAGTTTCTGTTTTAGCAAGAAGATTAAATAGTTTGAATTTAAATAAGAAAAAATAA
- a CDS encoding HAD-IA family hydrolase, producing MIKAVIFDYDGVIVNSFINIFEIYKIISKKFDLKIPESIDSFRKMYGYDYHQCHRNIGLDYKHEKEAQEIFNREKLKSDSKMFENIDIVLKILSEKYDLFVVSNSVSEDVNSKLQKYNLTKYFKGIFGRSEVNHRKSEIINRILEEYNLDKDEIISIGDRTIDYDIAREIGIRDENILIVEYGWGYDKDKIKIHYKIEKPIDIIDAIKLIK from the coding sequence ATGATAAAAGCTGTGATATTTGATTATGACGGTGTAATTGTAAATTCATTTATAAATATTTTTGAGATATACAAAATTATTTCTAAAAAATTTGATTTAAAAATACCAGAATCTATAGATAGTTTTAGAAAGATGTACGGATATGATTATCATCAGTGTCATAGAAATATAGGATTGGACTATAAACACGAGAAAGAAGCTCAAGAAATATTTAATAGGGAAAAATTGAAATCAGATTCAAAAATGTTTGAAAATATAGATATTGTTTTAAAAATATTGAGTGAAAAATATGATCTTTTTGTTGTGTCTAATTCTGTTTCAGAAGATGTGAATAGTAAATTACAGAAATATAATTTAACAAAATATTTTAAAGGTATTTTTGGAAGAAGTGAGGTGAATCATAGAAAAAGTGAAATAATAAATCGTATTTTGGAAGAATATAATTTAGATAAAGATGAGATAATATCTATAGGGGATAGAACTATTGATTATGATATAGCAAGAGAAATAGGTATAAGAGATGAAAATATTTTGATAGTTGAATATGGCTGGGGTTATGACAAAGATAAAATAAAGATTCATTATAAAATAGAAAAGCCAATTGATATTATAGATGCTATAAAATTAATAAAATAA
- a CDS encoding 30S ribosomal protein S21 has product MNKVVEVKAKNNESFEKLIRRFTKKIIQSGKLLQARKIRFQNKTKSKRKYKEGAIHRIKAQDNREYLKKIGKLEDSNFN; this is encoded by the coding sequence GTGAATAAAGTGGTAGAAGTAAAGGCAAAAAATAATGAATCATTTGAAAAGCTTATTAGAAGATTTACCAAAAAAATTATCCAAAGTGGTAAATTATTACAAGCAAGAAAAATAAGATTTCAAAACAAAACAAAGAGTAAGAGAAAATATAAAGAAGGAGCTATACATAGAATAAAAGCTCAAGACAATAGAGAATATTTGAAAAAGATAGGTAAGTTGGAAGATTCTAATTTCAATTAA
- a CDS encoding HAD-IC family P-type ATPase, which translates to MKNKNYHSTAFKSVLIDLNSNINGLSEDEVKKRILKFGYNKLPEQNSVSRYKIFLNQFRNPLIYIMLFAAFISFIFKEFIDMYVILFAVFLNSFIGYFQENKANTDLSKLRHYIKKEVFVKRNSKQYTVNTNGLVPGDIIFLQSGTKVPADCRIIESNSLLVDEAVLTGESIPVEKSSHLVPVGSSLGDRKSMIYMGTTIVKGNVSAVIVATGLETEIGKIAGFISQTVDEDTPLQTRLKKLSRTIGILVSIICVLLFIAGILLNRDVLEMLLISIAVAVSSIPEGLPVAITVVLTIGMQNILKDKSLVRRLVAAETLGSTTVICMDKTGTLTLGKMKVSSVILNNKEFNVFDYFQKTQNLPEDIFEIFKIGVLCNDAFLEDDNASKDPLKELKIMGSPTDKAILLSAMEMGISLKDQLKKYPKISEVPFDSLKKYMLTLHRISDNLEEGVIFCKGAPEIVLSKCKFDKQDKNLDELIKISDKFTIKGLRLIAFAKRNLKIQDIDSDFDRNFEDMTFLGFIALKDPLRIDAKSTIDLCLKAGIRPIIITGDHKLTAKAIAIEIGMDVNSNNILTGDELDEISDLDLRDRVKKVSVYVRVSPHHKLRIVKALQENGEVVAMTGDGINDAPAIQIADIGIALGSGTDIAKETAEIIILDDNFSTIVNAIKQGRIIFENIKKIITYVMSDVFSEILLMIGSIIFGLPIPLVPAQILWINIVNEGFPNFALAFEKSDKGIMKNKPIPKDEPLIDKEMKFLIFVIGVFTDIGLFTLFFILLNNGYDLSLIRTYIFTALGINSLIYVYSCKNLKKSLKDIKIFDNKVLVISTLVSFMLLLLGIYLPFFQKILRTVALDVNGWIIMGGIAVFEIVAIEFGKWIFIHKRNS; encoded by the coding sequence ATGAAAAATAAAAATTACCACAGTACAGCATTTAAAAGTGTTTTGATAGATTTGAATTCTAATATAAACGGCTTAAGCGAGGATGAGGTGAAAAAAAGAATTTTGAAATTTGGCTATAATAAGCTACCAGAGCAAAATTCAGTTTCTAGATATAAAATTTTTTTGAATCAATTTAGAAATCCTCTTATATATATTATGCTTTTTGCGGCATTCATATCTTTTATTTTTAAAGAGTTTATTGATATGTATGTGATACTTTTTGCAGTTTTTCTAAATTCTTTTATAGGCTATTTTCAGGAAAATAAGGCAAATACTGATCTTTCTAAATTAAGACATTATATAAAAAAAGAGGTTTTTGTAAAAAGAAATTCAAAACAATATACCGTCAACACAAATGGGCTTGTGCCAGGAGATATAATATTTCTACAATCTGGTACAAAAGTTCCAGCGGATTGTAGAATAATAGAATCAAATAGTCTCTTGGTGGACGAAGCTGTCTTAACAGGAGAATCTATTCCTGTAGAAAAAAGTTCTCATTTAGTTCCTGTAGGTTCTTCTTTGGGGGATAGAAAATCCATGATATATATGGGGACTACTATTGTAAAGGGAAATGTTAGTGCTGTTATTGTGGCCACTGGTCTTGAAACTGAAATAGGTAAAATAGCAGGTTTTATAAGTCAGACAGTAGATGAGGATACTCCACTTCAAACAAGGTTAAAGAAATTAAGCAGAACAATAGGAATATTAGTCTCAATAATATGTGTTTTACTTTTTATAGCTGGGATTTTATTGAACAGAGATGTATTGGAAATGTTACTTATTAGTATTGCAGTAGCAGTATCTTCTATACCAGAAGGACTTCCTGTGGCTATTACCGTTGTGCTTACTATAGGAATGCAAAATATTTTAAAAGATAAGTCCCTTGTAAGAAGACTTGTTGCCGCAGAGACTCTTGGTTCTACGACAGTTATATGTATGGATAAAACCGGAACCCTCACTTTGGGTAAAATGAAAGTTTCTTCTGTTATATTAAATAATAAAGAATTTAATGTTTTTGATTATTTTCAAAAAACACAAAATCTTCCAGAAGATATTTTTGAAATTTTTAAAATAGGAGTGCTTTGTAATGACGCTTTTTTAGAGGATGATAATGCATCAAAAGATCCTTTAAAAGAACTAAAAATAATGGGTTCACCCACAGACAAGGCAATACTTTTATCTGCCATGGAAATGGGTATATCACTCAAAGATCAATTAAAGAAATATCCAAAAATATCAGAAGTTCCATTTGATAGTTTGAAAAAGTATATGCTTACTCTTCATAGAATTTCAGATAATTTAGAAGAAGGTGTTATTTTTTGTAAGGGAGCACCTGAGATAGTTTTGTCAAAATGCAAATTTGATAAACAAGATAAGAATTTAGATGAGCTTATAAAAATAAGTGATAAATTTACAATAAAGGGTTTGAGACTTATAGCATTTGCAAAAAGAAATTTGAAAATTCAAGATATAGATAGTGATTTTGATAGAAATTTTGAAGATATGACATTTTTAGGATTTATAGCTTTAAAAGATCCTTTAAGAATTGATGCAAAATCTACAATAGATCTATGTTTAAAAGCAGGTATAAGACCAATAATAATAACAGGAGATCATAAATTGACAGCAAAAGCTATAGCAATAGAGATTGGTATGGATGTGAATTCTAATAATATTTTAACAGGGGATGAGTTGGATGAAATAAGTGATTTGGATTTAAGAGATAGGGTAAAAAAAGTTTCAGTTTATGTCAGGGTAAGTCCACATCACAAGTTGCGTATAGTAAAAGCACTACAAGAAAATGGCGAAGTAGTTGCTATGACAGGTGATGGTATAAATGATGCACCAGCAATACAAATAGCAGACATTGGTATAGCACTTGGATCTGGTACTGATATAGCAAAAGAAACCGCGGAGATAATTATTTTAGATGACAATTTTTCTACAATAGTAAATGCAATAAAACAGGGTAGAATAATTTTTGAAAATATAAAAAAAATTATTACCTATGTTATGTCTGATGTATTTTCAGAAATACTTCTTATGATTGGTTCTATTATTTTTGGTTTACCAATTCCACTTGTGCCAGCACAGATTCTTTGGATAAATATAGTGAATGAAGGATTTCCAAATTTTGCTTTAGCATTTGAAAAGAGTGATAAGGGGATTATGAAAAATAAACCAATTCCTAAAGATGAACCGCTTATCGATAAAGAAATGAAATTTTTAATTTTTGTGATAGGAGTTTTTACTGATATAGGTCTTTTTACTTTGTTTTTTATATTGTTGAATAATGGCTATGATTTATCTCTTATTAGAACATATATATTTACAGCGCTTGGTATTAATTCTCTTATATATGTATATTCATGTAAGAATCTAAAGAAGTCATTAAAAGATATAAAAATATTTGATAATAAAGTTCTTGTAATAAGTACATTGGTTAGTTTTATGTTGTTGCTCTTAGGAATTTATTTGCCGTTTTTTCAGAAAATTTTAAGAACTGTAGCTCTAGATGTAAATGGTTGGATTATAATGGGAGGTATAGCCGTTTTTGAAATAGTGGCAATTGAATTTGGTAAGTGGATTTTTATACATAAGAGAAATAGTTAA